DNA from Solanum stenotomum isolate F172 chromosome 3, ASM1918654v1, whole genome shotgun sequence:
NNNNNNNNNNNNNNNNNNNNNNNNNNNNNNNNNNNNNNNNNNNNNNNNNNNNNNNNNNNNNNNNNNNNNNNNNNNNNNNNNNNNNNNNNNNNNNNNNNNNNNNNNNNNNNNNNNNNNNNNNNNNNNNNNNNNNNNNNNNNNNNNNNNNNNNNNNNNNNNNNNNNNNNNNNNNNNNNNNNNNNNNNNNNNNNNNNNNNNNNNNNNNNNNNNNNNNNNNNNNNNNNNNNNNNNNNNNNNNNNNNNNNNNNNNNNNNNNNNNNNNNNNNNNNNNNNNNNNNNNNNNNNNNNNNNNNNNNNNNNNNNNNNNNNNNNNNNNNNNNNNNNNNNNNNNNNNNNNNNNNNNNNNNNNNNNNNNNNNNNNNNNNNNNNNNNNNNNNNNNNNNNNNNNNNNNNNNNNNNNNNNNNNNNNNNNNNNNNNNNNNNNNNNNNNNNNNNNNNNNNNNNNNNNNNNNNNNNNNNNNNNNNNNNNNNNNNNNNNNNNNNNNNNNNNNNNNNNNNNNNNNNNNNNNNNNNNNNNNNNNNNNNNNNNNNNNNNNNNNNNNNNNNNNNNNNNNNNNNNNNNNNNNNNNNNNNNNNNNNNNNNNNNNNNNNNNNNNNNNNNNNNNNNNNNNNNNNNNNNNNNNNNNNNNNNNNNNNNNNNNNNNNNNNNNNNNNNNNNNNNNNNNNNNNNNNNNNNNNNNNNNNNNNNNNNNNNNNNNNNNNNNNNNNNNNNNNNNNNNNNNNNNNNNNNNNNNNNNNNNNNNNNNNNNNNNNNNNNNNNNNNNNNNNNNNNNNNNNNNNNNNNNNNNNNNNNNNNNNNNNNNNNNNNNNNNNNNNNNNNNNNNNNNNNNNNNNNNNNNNNNNNNNNNNNNNNNNNNNNNNNNNNNNNNNNNNNNNNNNNNNNNNNNNNNNNNNNNNNNNNNNNNNNNNNNNNNNNNNNNNNNNNNNNNNNNNNNNNNNNNNNNNNNNNNNNNNNNNNNNNNNNNNNNNNNNNNNNNNNNNNNNNNNNNNNNNNNNNNNNNNNNNNNNNNNNNNNNNNNNNNNNNNNNNNNNNNNNNNNNNNNNNNNNNNNNNNNNNNNNNNNNNNNNNNNNNNNNNNNNNNNNNNNNNNNNNNNNNNNNNNNNNNNNNNNNNNNNNNNNNNNNNNNNNNNNNNNNNNNNNNNNNNNNNNNNNNNNNNNNNNNNNNNNNNNNNNNNNNNNNNNNNNNNNNNNNNNNNNNNNNNNNNNNNNNNNNNNNNNNNNNNNNNNNNNNNNNNNNNNNNNNNNNNNNNNNNNNNNNNNNNNNNNNNNNNNNNNNNNNNNNNNNNNNNNNNNNNNNNNNNNNNNNNNNNNNNNNNNNNNNNNNNNNNNNNNNNNNNNNNNNNNNNNNNNNNNNNNNNNNNNNNNNNNNNNNNNNNNNNNNNNNNNNNNNNNNNNNNNNNNNNNNNNNNNNNNNNNNNNNNNNNNNNNNNNNNNNNNNNNNNNNNNNNNNNNNNNNNNNNNNNNNNNNNNNNNNNNNNNNNNNNNNNNNNNNNNNNNNNNNNNNNNNNNNNNNNNNNNNNNNNNNNNNNNNNNNNNNNNNNNNNNNNNNNNNNNNNNNNNNNNNNNNNNNNNNNNNNNNNNNNNNNNNNNNNNNNNNNNNNNNNNNNNNNNNNNNNNNNNNNNNNNCAAAGGTAGAACCTTCTAATGAATTACATGGAGATTTATAAGCCCATTTATCTTCAAAATCTACCCAATGATTAGCTGCAACACGTTACTTGGTCAATTAGTATGATGTGATTGTCCACTAACCCTTGTCCATATAActtcaataagaaaataaatttgaaagttCAATTCCTTTGGCCTCCAATCAATATGTTTTGTGTACATCTATCTTAGAATCACTACATAGTTAGAGGATTTGGCGAGAAATTTACCCGAAGCAGTATGGCGCTTTTCTCATTGACGCTGAACCGCAACTCCTCTTGTCAAACacttttctttattcttaaattaattatgtactAAAGGTAAAAATTCCTATTaacctattttaatatttcagattttgcCCATTATTATTAACAATAAACAAATTACCCATAAATTAATTAGCTATAGTTAAATgactattcaaaattattagaaatgacctttcgggtcattacaattgATAACACAAATCGAAGActctgtttttgtttttaaccTGTTTTagattttctttcatttgtgaAAACAAGCCTCTATTTTAGTATTTCTATCGATTAAGTAGTACAATCTCCTTAAAGTGTATTATCCCCTCTCCTGTGAAAGAAAAAGTTGATGCACCCAactatctgatttttttttagagatgATCAACGAAACCTACTTCAAGTCTCACCATAAAACTATGGATCATCGACCCTTTGGAGTGGCCCAATGGTTTGAGCTTGAGACTATcatgtttattttttgtcaaactTATTTAACAAAACGACATACAATTTCACCTTCTACGACTATTATTGAAAACTACATATACCTACTCATGAAAATCAACAAATGAAACACTATCCACGTCAGGAGAAAAGCAAACGTGTGCATTTATGGCAAATGAAGGTTACAAACATGAAAAAGATTTACTTCCAcgaaaaaaatacaagattttaTTACCACCTTTTATAATTTTCCTATTTGtaccaaaaaaaaacttgaaaataatataataatataaagaattGAAATTCTATATATAGTTTGAGATTTTCTTGGCGAAAAAGGCCACGAGGGCACATATTGTAATATCCTTTTTTGTGGCATCGCActacataataaatatattacgTAATACTTCTGTCTCCTTTCTTTCTCTCACCAAATCCCTCTAGGGTTTCCGCCGCCACCGTCGCTGCCGTCGCCGTCGTCAACCTTCTTCTCTAATCCGCTCACCGAAACCCTAAGAATGCAACCAGCGAATTCCATGGTTCCACAATCAATGGCGGCTCCACCGCAACAACAGTACCAACAACAGCCGCAACAACATTGGATGGCTCAGCAGCAGCCGGCAGCGTATCAGGTTCCGCAGCAGCAATCGGCCTATTATTACCAGCAACAGCAACAGCAACAGCAACAACCTCAGTACAACGCCGCGGCAGCTTCTGCTCAACCGACCAGTTCCGATGAGATCCGGAGCTTGTGGATCGGAGATCTACAGTTTTGGATGGATGAACCGTACATCCAGAACTGCTTTGCTCACACTGGAGAGGTACGCTTCAAGTTTCGGATATGAATAATCGGTATCCGTTCTGTTTCCTTCAAGTTCTCCAGTTTATATATTAGGCGGCAGGAAATCACATTGATGCTGATATCTAGATATGTTTATATGTGGCTTTTGAGGTTTTGCGTTAAGAATTACTAATTTTTGCGTTACGCTTCAAGTTTTTCGCGTTCTATAGCAGTTACTAGGCCTCTATCCTAACTGTGCTATATGAATGATCTGTATCCGTTCTACTTCCTTCAAGTTTTTcgaatatttgaaaaaaatacggCAGGAAATCACATTGATGCTGATATCTAGATATGTTTATATGTGGCTGTTGAGGTTTTGCTTTAAGAACTATGAGGTGTCAACTGGAAAGATtggttatttttaattttcggaatttgttttttcctttcatGTGCTATAGATGTATTTTGTCCTAGTGTTCTAAATGTAATTCGAGGAACATGTTACACTGAGGTTTAGTTTGAATTCATTGAGTTGTATTACATTAATGGATAGGTCTccatatatgatatatttgtGTGGTAAACCTATTAGTTACTTTCTCTGCGTAGTGATGCTCTGATGATAAAATTAGCACAAGGTTTAGTTTGAAACCATTGAGTTGATTTATATTTATGGATAGGTCTCCATATATGATATGTGTGCGGGAAACATATTAGTTAATTTCTCTGGTTAGTGCTGCTCTGATGATAAATTAGCACTGAGGATTAGTTTGAATTCATTGAGTTGAATTACATTTATGGATAGGTATCCATATATGATATATGTGTGTGGGAAACATATTAGTTAATTTCTCTGGGTAGTGCTGCTCTGATAATAAAATTAGCACCGAGGTTTAGTTTGAATTCATTGAGTTGTATTACATTTATGGATAGGTCTCCATCTATGATATATGTAAGCGGGAAACATATTAGTTAATTTCTCTGGGTAGTGCTGCTCTGATGATAAAATTAGCTTGTAGAAAGAGATTGCTAGGGTTAGATGGCATAAGTCTGAACTGTTTTACTTGTGTTCTTGCCTTGAGTTCATATTATGTGGGGTTTGTAGACATTGGGACTTTGGTCTCAACCAACTCGATGTTTAGATAACATTTTTGATTGACTTAGCGTGCTATGGCTCATGGCTCAAACATGGTTCTTGGTTGAGCCCATATACTTAGAGGTCATTGGTTATGATCTCAACTTTGTGAGAAGGCCAGTCCATAGGTTTTAGGTACTTTGGATATGTTACgcagatatttttttcttgaaaatggtaaagttgAGATGTTAGGCACATATCCTGACCTGAAACATATAGTTTCTTGGTAACATACAGGAACTGAATGGTGTATTTAACCAAAAACCATTTTGGTGAATACCAGCAGTGTGTTTGATCGACTGTGAGAAGAGCCAGCACTTCCATAAACTATtctattgttttctttttaaaactattACAATCTGACAATCATTCATCTTGTTTGGTAACGGAATGTCATGCTTAGTAGACCATGTCAGGGGTGATTTGTGGAAGCTTTTGAAGTCCTATAATTGCTAGTTGTAAAGTTCTCTTGCCTTTTGCTTCATCGGCCTCTCCTACCATAGAAAAGTGCAAATTTGTGCTTGCATTGTAATTGTGTAAATGTTTTCTTCAGTTACATGATTTGTAGACGTATGCCAAAATATTCTTGTATTCTCTTTCCAtttattcttgcattttccaGTGCATGACTTATGCGTGTTGTGTTTCTGctattttaatttcctttccttttccccCCTTCAAATTTATGGTGTTTTTGTGAGTCTTCTAAACTGTTGTTTATGCAGGTGGCCTCTGTTAAAGTTATCCGCAACAAGCAATCAGGACAATCTGAGGGTTATGGATTTGTGGAGTTTATTAGTCATGCGGCTGCTGAAAGAAACCTACAAACATATAATGGCTCCATGATGCCTAATAGTGAGCAACCCTTTAGACTCAACTGGGCATCACTCGGTTCGGGTGAAAAACGTTCAGATAATGGTCCTGAATACACAATTTTTGTTGGGGACTTGGCAGCTGATGTCACTGACTATATGCTTCAGGAGACATTCAGGGCCAACTACTCCTCAGTCAAGGGTGCAAAGGTTGTGACTGATAGGGTCACTGGGCGCACAAAGGGCTATGGGTTTGTTAAATTTGCCGATGAAAGTGAGCAATTGCATGCTATGACTGAGATGAATGGCAAGTTCTGCTCCACTAGGCCAATGCGGATAGGCCATGCAGCTAACAAGAAGAGTGTACCTGGTCAGGTGCAAGGTATGTTCCAACCTCGTTGTTTCTTGTACTGGTCTACATAGGTATCCTTTAGAGCTGTTAAGGAATGTATCTAGCTTGCAGTTGAGTACATATGCATTCCTAGATTTTGAACATGTGCTCTTGTAAATTTGCGATTTAGTGCTTTTGACAATTTGAGTTTTGTTGGCTTGATGATCATATTGATATTGGTTTATTTTGGGGGCAATTGCTGGTTTGTTCTGACCTCACTGGGTTAAACAGTGCTGTTATGTTTGCCCTCGTTCCTTGAAAATTAGCACCAGCTTTCAACATCTTTTCCTTCCATTCATTAAAGACATCCCTTGAAATATTAAATCTCATAAAACTCCGATTGTCTCGAAGCAGGGTGAATGGTCGGAGGCTCTATCATTTTGGAGCCTGGAGCTTGTTACCGCTGAAATGAGTAACTTTTAAGACGTGATGTTGTGTAGGTCAGTTCATTTAAATGTGGCAAAATTTCCATTATGTCAGATCCTCGTGgcattagtttttttatttttcctgtTTCTTCCTTTTTCCACTACGCTTTCTAAGTTTATTTATCTCTACATATCAGCCGTTTTATTCTTTATATCTAGTTAACCTGCCATGAGTGTCACTTTGATCTTCAGTTTCCTTAAGCTTTTCTCAGTCCCAATtcctaaataaatataattggGTCCTGTATCCATTCCTTTACTTTTCagccattttattttttacaactTGTACAAAAATTCCTCAACAGAGTTGGGTTGTTTCCACTCACCTTCATACGCTAATGCAGCCATAACATGTCCCTTTTTTTATGGCAAGGGAAACTCGCAGCTGCTATTCTTTGGGTGCATatagggtaaaacccccgctcctatgcaatagttCGCAGACCACAAATCGTGCGACAAGCTTGACCCCGCACCAGGCAAggggtttcaaacttgagacctccaacatggaagtcccaagcccaaaccacggGGACACCTTGATTCCATGTCAATGTTCGTTTTGCTTATTGccattttcagattttttagaTTCTAGTgaacaattttttgttttcatttttttcttgaagtttcaatAGTTTGATTTCTATAACAAGTTATTAAGGGATGTTGAGGCTGGTTTAGAGGAGTCTCTCCACATGATCTCGCAATTGGCCAATTTATATGATGGTGTTGGGACGGGGTATTGATTTGTTAATatgattttcatatttatatttatatattagtgATACTGATAGAATTTTAGGCAATAGTTATAAGCTCAAAGGGCTTTGGTTCAATGTTAGGGGTAGTACATCACAGGATTTGGTTGGTCATGTCACAATATTGAATCCTGTTGATAagtatttttattgttgatcaACTGCTCTTTCACTCTTTGTATCAGCATTTTTGCGTCCCTTTTTTTGTTTACTTTGAACCTAAAAAGTAATCTGGAATATCAACTTATCTTGTGTGCTTGTTGTTGGGGGTCCATTAAAACTAGTTAATATGGATCTTGAATATTCATACCTGATACTTTTCTGTTGGGTCGTTGAAACCCATATAATTTATGAAGTAACAACAGCTCAGGGTGTCTTTCTTATCTCTTGAATCCAAATACCATAGGGTTCTTTTCAACTACCAGGTGTAACCAATCCTCAAACTTGTTTGTATTATAACACAGCACAAAAATTATGTTTAAGCTTTTAGCCGTGCTAATCTACTTGATTTTTTACCTGCTCATGTTTGAAGATTTATTGTACACATGCTTTTAATTTCGTTTCCACCTCTTTccattttcttgataaataCTAGGAGTATTTCTTTTAAATGGATAAAAAAGTTATCTGCATCTACCCTCACCTATGGTTTTTTTCATTTGCAGCTTCATATCAAAGTACCAATGGAACTCAAAATGAGGATGACCCTTCTAATACAACTGTCAGTACATTTATTTATGGAAGTACTATAATTTTCTGTTGAATTGTACTCATGTGAAATTGACATTGATTGCAGATATTCGTTGGGAATTTGGATGCCAATGTAACAGATGACCATCTAAGGCAGGTTTTTGGAAATTACGGGCAGTTGCTTCATGTGAAAATACCAGTAGGCAAACGTTGTGGCTTTGTTCAATTTGCTGACAGGTACCCTTTTGAAGTTCATATTTTAATTcgacaaaaataataatgttaattTGACTTCAATGATAACTAACATGGTTGGTTTTGTAATTGCAGAAGTTGTGCCGAGGAAGCTCTACGAGCATTGAGTGGAACTCAGCTGGGTGGACAAACTATCCGCCTTTCATGGGGTCGTAGCCCTTCCAACAAGCAGCAGGTTAATAGTTAGTGCAtaaatattagtatttttttggtttctgACGCTAATCTTAGTGCATGACATACACGATGTTTCATCTTCGGGTTGTGCAGCCTCAGGCTGACCCAAACCAGTATGGTGGTTATTATGGGTATTCAGCTGGATATGATGCTGCTGCTGCCGCTGCCTATGGTTATGCTCAACCTACTCAGGATCCAAATCTATATTATGGGGGTTATGCTGGGTATGGAAATTACCCTCCACAGCAGCAACAACCACAGGTTTTGCCATACTCTTTCAACAACTTAAAGaattaattttacaagttaCTGATGATAATAGCTTGATAAATTCATTACATGTTGTTAATGCTTGTTGCTATTCTAATGTGGCTGTGCAGTGATCTCTGCTGGTTAAAGGAGTCATCGATAGCTTCCTAGCACGGTACTGCAACAATGTAGAGAAGGGAGGGGCATGGATTCGAAGTTTGCATCAGATTTACTATAAGATAAACAAACTACTGTAGGCTGGTTCTTGAAGATCAGTATTTATGGTTGTGGTCAACCATCACTTACTTTTTATTAGTTACTTTCTGCTATTTTTCATTGGTTTCTTTATTTGATCTTTTTGGTTTTTGCTCCTTCATGTTTACTTTTCATGAGTCCAACTTGGTACTTGGATATTTGTTCTAGTTGGTTTTTCTAAGGCACAAAGAGGTTATACATAACGGGTAAACGTATATTGTAATCTGCTATGATTTATGTTTCTAAATTATGGTGCTTTTATTTAAcctttcttttacaaaaaaatggTATGGtgttttgattaaaaatagTTTGATTCTTGAGGAATTAGTTTattggaagaaaaatattactCATGTTGGAATTTATTTTGTCTGGTTAGATAATCTTTCTTTTGAAGCATTTATCATGTACTCTTTATTGTGTTTTAGTTATCCGCACTGTTTTGTTGTTCTTGTTTCCCTTTTTATATTCTTTGCACTGCTTTTTGctaagtttttaaaaattattatcttCATTGTACATGGATTTGCTACTATATTGAGGGTCTTTCGGGAACACCTCTACCTCCC
Protein-coding regions in this window:
- the LOC125860506 gene encoding polyadenylate-binding protein RBP45-like; this translates as MQPANSMVPQSMAAPPQQQYQQQPQQHWMAQQQPAAYQVPQQQSAYYYQQQQQQQQQPQYNAAAASAQPTSSDEIRSLWIGDLQFWMDEPYIQNCFAHTGEVASVKVIRNKQSGQSEGYGFVEFISHAAAERNLQTYNGSMMPNSEQPFRLNWASLGSGEKRSDNGPEYTIFVGDLAADVTDYMLQETFRANYSSVKGAKVVTDRVTGRTKGYGFVKFADESEQLHAMTEMNGKFCSTRPMRIGHAANKKSVPGQVQASYQSTNGTQNEDDPSNTTIFVGNLDANVTDDHLRQVFGNYGQLLHVKIPVGKRCGFVQFADRSCAEEALRALSGTQLGGQTIRLSWGRSPSNKQQPQADPNQYGGYYGYSAGYDAAAAAAYGYAQPTQDPNLYYGGYAGYGNYPPQQQQPQ